The Carassius carassius chromosome 28, fCarCar2.1, whole genome shotgun sequence region AGGTTATAACCTTGAATAACTGCTGCACCATACTGAAATGGCTTCAGTGATGAATCCTGGACCTGCGCAGGATCTACTGCCCCTCCTTCCTGAAGACACATTTGCTCAAGATTCCTCCTCTTTGCCCTCAGAAGTTCAACTTCCTGTTGGAGCTTCGCCCGCCCGAGTGTGGAGTATATGCGTTTCCAGAAAGTGTTATTAAAGTGCTGGTACAATCGCCAGTCTAGTGAATTCCACTCTTTTACCCGCTCTGTGGTCTCTGCGCTTAAGGGCCTGCGCGAGCGTTCACTGCGACTATTGAGGCGGAAAGATGAAACATCATCcagtgtccagcagagggcgtgttTTAAAAGCACCAGCGATTCATCGAAATACTCCGAGATGAGGATTAGCGGAAAGTCACGTTCAATGGCAGCGATGACCTCAGCGCTACGTCTGTCCAGCTCAGTGTCGTTCTCAGGTGCTGTATTATCCAGACCAAAGTCAAAGGTCAAAATGTTACGTGCATAGTGGTTATTAGGCAGAGAGGCGTTGTAGCTCCGCCCACCCTGGATCAGAAAGTCCTCAAGGCTTTTGACAGCACGGAAAGCTGGGATCGCTTTGTAGTAAACAAACAGGGATTCCATCATTGCCACTGGATTCCGAAGAATGGAAAAGTAGAATGTGTCTTTCGGCATCACTTTCCTCACCTGCAAGTCAGAAAagccaaaatgaataaaataatttattcaggtTTCCATCAAAGTCGATAAAAATTTGACCTCTTGCTCTTTGCTTCAGAATCATAAACAAATTCCGCTCATCTGAAGTTCCATCCCAGAATGCAATCTACATGCAATCAGTGCAAATGTTCTCTAAATCACTCAGATCTGCACCTGCCTACTTTCATCTAGCACTGGGTGCTTCGTCTTCCTCTTAAGATGAAAATAGTCAGTTGTCTCAAATGATTTATGTGCATTTGCATACCTTTGCAGAACAGAAATCTGAAAATTGAATAAAGCAAGGTTCAAAGTGCATGTTTCATTTTGGTGACATATTGGAGATTAAGGGTTTTACAGAGGTATGTTGGGATGTCTCTTTTATCACactataaatcagaaaatactgtcaacaaccAGGAAAAAAAGAGTTTTCACTGGTTGTaggactaaaatgtaatttaaatcaggtgaatgatatatgaacaacaAACCTTATAGATACACAataatatagataataataaaatgggTTTGGTAAAGGCATTTGAAGTGGAGATTTCTGGCTCAGTGCATgagaaaactcattttgagaaaatggcCTTTAAAGATATGTAGTTGAAATCTACTGACACAAATAGATAAAGTTTATCAAAATAAacccttaaaggattagttcacccgagaatgaaaactCATCCATGTTCTATTCACCTTCGAAGCAttctaggtgtatgtgactttcaactttcagaataatccaatcgaagttatattaaaaattgtccttgctctttctATCCTTTCAGTGGGGGTAAAGTGGGTGTTCgttgtcaactgttcagaagacgtgaaacaaagtgtaataaaacgtccctcacacggctccggggggtgaataaaggccccctgtagccaatccatgcgtttttgtaagataaatatccaaatttcaaacataataaacactttttttcttacttctgctgactgtggggaacTGGAAGacgtgacattttttttttatacaactttgattggattattctgaaaaaggagagtcacatacacctaggatgcttcgagggtgagtagaagatggacaaattttcattttctcgggtgaactaatcctttaaaggtgtattttgtatcttttgtatccactagtctgaaagaagacatggAAGCttaaagcccaaaatctcaaaattgaccagtgtGTGAGAGTTTGCATAATGTTGTGCGTGTCTTGACTTAATGTCATGAATATTCTACTATTCATCCAATCCTGCAAAACAACTACTTTCTGATGCATGTTTTGGTCCAACAGTACGGGTACTGTGCTCTCGGACTGACCTCTTGTGAGCTAAATCTCATATGATTGCACAGGATGTGGAACTCCTTCACACTGCGAGTCCTGACACCCTCCACAAAGTGTGCTGCAAAGAATGCTGGGTAAAATAACTGGCTGTGCATGTTCAGCGGCAAGGCAAAGGTCAGATTATGGCTTTCCCCATAACGATAGAGAATATTTAGTATGGTGCTGCTAGCAGTCTTGTGCGTCTTGAGGAAGACAACGTGGTTTTTGGGCTGACACGTGACAGTGTTGTCAACTTGTGATTTTACTGTGTATTTATTGTCATCAGAGTAtggtgttatttttatttctgggGCCCTTCTGGGGAAAGCTGGCCTCTGTGGCTGGTTTGGAAATTCTTGGCCAAGCCAGAGTTTATTCGCCTCTATTGGTGGAGCTGCTTTGGTGGTGCTAgtaagcttttttattttatcctccAAGACATCTTCACTTCTCTCTTCTGAACGAGGGTTTTCGCTTTCATCTCTTCTCTGTATGAAAGGATGCTGGTCCGCTGGTTCCTCGGCAATGGCTGCTGAAACAGACCAAAGGTTTTCCCAGTCATTGTGCTTTATTGGCCTGTGGATCTCTGGAGGCATTCTGACCAGCTGCTCACTCACAATTTTCAAAACCTTGGCgctcctgagagagagagagagagagagagagagagagagagagaaagagaaagagacagtacATTTTAGATGCTGAGCCTTATGGAACCAACACAAATCTGATTTGAAATtctgtattttataatataatatctgaATTAACGTacgttaaataaatatatttaacttattttatatgAAGTTTGTAATTTTGTCAAGATATTTCCAAGAACTTTAAAGGAAATATCGCCCAATGAAAGAT contains the following coding sequences:
- the gal3st2 gene encoding galactose-3-O-sulfotransferase 2, whose translation is MLPPQRIAGRERRAFHWRSASPWTTCVRVACCSRLRFMWFALMVLTVLCVALQMLGVVRQARSAKVLKIVSEQLVRMPPEIHRPIKHNDWENLWSVSAAIAEEPADQHPFIQRRDESENPRSEERSEDVLEDKIKKLTSTTKAAPPIEANKLWLGQEFPNQPQRPAFPRRAPEIKITPYSDDNKYTVKSQVDNTVTCQPKNHVVFLKTHKTASSTILNILYRYGESHNLTFALPLNMHSQLFYPAFFAAHFVEGVRTRSVKEFHILCNHMRFSSQEVRKVMPKDTFYFSILRNPVAMMESLFVYYKAIPAFRAVKSLEDFLIQGGRSYNASLPNNHYARNILTFDFGLDNTAPENDTELDRRSAEVIAAIERDFPLILISEYFDESLVLLKHALCWTLDDVSSFRLNSRSERSRRPLSAETTERVKEWNSLDWRLYQHFNNTFWKRIYSTLGRAKLQQEVELLRAKRRNLEQMCLQEGGAVDPAQVQDSSLKPFQYGAAVIQGYNLRLELNNDTRQLCQRLITPELQYTSALYTKQFPQLVAARATAAKKIAASRNTATHRAVKRNIETNVHTAMPNNTSHNNTNKAIVDEHSLHILAYSVVHNERQNNFDVTRHYKEIKRNSHKHTARKHFINSNIHKEPQEPGLLR